One part of the Torulaspora delbrueckii CBS 1146 chromosome 8, complete genome genome encodes these proteins:
- the TDEL0H04510 gene encoding amino acid permease — translation MDLKSDKFIKNDTDTLSVSASKEHGAYSSAVRDWRDSFKRQDLLEMPDALEYNDLTEREKTQLKLASQPYKKVLSQRHLTMISIGGTLGTGLFIGLGAALTSGPAALLIGYLLVGASMFCVIQSASELACQFPVTGSYSSHVTRFVDESVGFTVGTNYTLAWLVLFPSELIGCSLTISYWNSTINPAVWVAIFLVFVLWINLFGVRLFAETEFVLSIIKVLAIVIFIIIGIVLIAGGGQDSGGYIGTRYWHDPGPFAKPVFKNLCNTFVSAAFSYGGSEMVLLTGTESKNISSIARAAKGTFYRIAIFYITTVVVIGCLVPYNDPRLLNASSSEDISASPFVIALGNTGSMGSKVSNFMNAIILVSVVSVCNSTVYASSRLIQALGAAGHLPGICGYMDMKGRPLVGIAITGAFGLLGFLVATNKQSEVFTWLFALCSIASFVTWFCICLAQVRFRLAMKARKRSKEHIAYRSMLGIYGGIAGCIVNFLLIAGEIYVSAWPVDGKSSAEGFFEYDLSIPIMIIVFLGHKIYRNDWKNWYVKRRDMDLDTGCSIENLELFQSQKESEKEDLACKPLYYRIYRFWC, via the coding sequence ATGGATTTGAAGTCAGACAAGTTTATAAAGAATGATACCGACACTCTGAGTGTCTCCGCTAGCAAAGAACATGGAGCATATTCATCGGCGGTTCGAGATTGGAGAGATTCATTCAAGCGGCAGGATCTGTTGGAAATGCCTGATGCTTTGGAATACAACGATTTGACCGAAAGAGAGAAAACTCAATTAAAACTAGCTTCACAGCCCTATAAAAAGGTGCTCAGCCAGAGACATTTGACCATGATTTCCATTGGTGGTACTTTGGGTACGGGGCTTTTTATTGGTCTGGGTGCAGCTTTGACTTCTGGTCCTGCTGCTTTACTGATTGGTTACCTATTGGTGGGTGCTTCAATGTTTTGTGTTATTCAAAGTGCGTCCGAGCTTGCTTGCCAGTTTCCAGTCACCGGATCATATTCATCTCATGTCACGCGATTTGTAGATGAGTCAGTGGGCTTCACGGTAGGTACAAACTATACTTTGGCTTGGTTAGTACTGTTCCCAAGCGAATTAATCGGTTGTTCACTCACAATCAGTTATTGGAACTCAACAATTAATCCGGCAGTGTGGGTAGCAATTTTTCTGGTATTTGTGTTATGGATTAATCTTTTTGGTGTCAGGCTATTCGCCGAGACAGAATTTGTTCTATCAATAATAAAAGTTTTAGCTATCgttatcttcatcataatTGGTATCGTTTTGATTGCAGGTGGCGGGCAAGATTCCGGAGGGTACATTGGTACTAGGTATTGGCACGATCCCGGTCCATTTGCAAAACCGGTTTTTAAGAATCTCTGTAACACCTTTGTGTCGGCAGCATTTTCTTATGGTGGTAGCGAGATGGTTCTCTTGACCGGTACTGAATCCAAgaatatttcttcaattgctcgCGCCGCCAAAGGAACTTTTTACCGAATCGCAATATTTTACATTACCACGGTGGTAGTCATCGGCTGTCTAGTGCCTTATAATGACCCTCGTCTGCTAAACGCAAGTAGTAGTGAAGACATCTCAGCGTCTCCTTTTGTAATTGCCTTGGGAAATACAGGCTCTATGGGCTCCAAAGTGTCCAATTTCATGAATGCTATCATCTTGGTCTCAGTTGTGTCAGTCTGTAATTCAACAGTCTATGCATCGTCTAGACTTATACAAGCACTAGGTGCAGCGGGGCATCTACCTGGAATTTGTGGCTATATGGACATGAAGGGGAGGCCTTTAGTTGGTATTGCCATCACAGGTGCGTTTGGTCTTCTAGGGTTTCTTGTCGCCACCAATAAACAAAGTGAAGTTTTTACTTGGTTGTTCGCCTTGTGCTCAATCGCTTCCTTCGTCACTTGGTTTTGTATTTGTCTTGCTCAAGTCAGGTTCAGATTAGCTATGAAAGCTAGaaagagatccaaagaaCACATTGCTTACAGGTCAATGTTGGGTATCTACGGCGGGATCGCTGGCTGCATTGTGAACTTTTTGTTGATTGCCGGTGAGATTTACGTTTCTGCATGGCCCGTAGATGGCAAGAGCTCAGCAGAAGGATTTTTTGAGTATGATTTGAGTATTCCTATCATGATTATCGTTTTCTTAGGCCACAAAATATACCGGAATGACTGGAAGAACTGGTACGTGAAGAGACGAGATATGGATCTTGACACTGGCTGCTCTATAGAGAACTTGGAACTGTTTCAGTCGCAAAAAGAAtctgagaaagaagatctcGCATGTAAGCCATTATACTATAGAATCTACAGATTCTGGTGCTAG
- the TDEL0H04520 gene encoding integrase catalytic domain-containing protein (Ty like retrotransposon), with protein sequence MVNHFNKVTYSVDYLHRLFGHVNIKSIKDSTKDRSIAGIEVDEVNWTNLAKFQSEVCMAGKSTKGRHLMNSRLKYQKEYKPFQFIHTDLFGPVQVTAVNVPRYLLAFTDECTRYKWVFPLREKDSQSITARFSELVRFIETQLETKVLCFQMDQGTEFTNKTITQFFHDNGIITRFTTVGDSRSNGVAERTNLLLLNDCRTLLTSVKLPDDLWFYAVKFATLMRNSIVTTSTKESPRAKAGLTGLDISTVLPFGQPVIVNKPKTSSKLHSRGWKGYALCPSSVSFGYLIYVPGAPQDIIDTRHYRAIRDGVEPKETIIDSVIDHAEERDVNDRSDHDIPKEPSPLPNLNFDPKMIPSQNEKLGGTNIQVVTKPKPTFNMDPSLLKIIQSGGTTGARAGSTLPQGDESEQNKVSDPLPTVSDQPDPTEKSHSGGTSALKLPPLMITKKKVSNVPILKPPVKQMVSTPPKLITIATDDENSVEEQNQSEPTSESEWYPSDPVSGGTNNSEEDEASSSEESSPADAPANNMKRKRDDSGEIEDQDGTTSQESPPSSKQRIHYAQVTKNHSETHAERPSLSYKEAITYNSNAEGKEKLIAGYEKEINQLIKMIAFL encoded by the coding sequence ATGGTCAACCACTTCAATAAGGTCACGTATTCGGTGGACTACCTTCATCGGCTGTTTGGACATGTCAATATCAAAAGTATTAAGGACAGTACTAAAGACAGATCCATAGCTGGTATCGAGGTCGATGAAGTCAACTGGACCAATCTTGCAAAGTTCCAGTCCGAGGTATGTATGGCGGGGAAATCTACCAAGGGTAGACATTTAATGAATTCTCGATTGAAATATCAGAAGGAGTACAAACCATTCCAATTCATTCATACAGATCTTTTCGGTCCGGTACAAGTTACGGCTGTTAATGTACCAAGATATCTTCTCGCATTCACTGACGAATGCACTAGATACAAATGGGTTTTTCCTCTaagagagaaagattcACAAAGTATTACTGCACGGTTCTCCGAGCTAGTACGGTTTATTGAGACACAACTGGAAACAAAGGTTCTATGCTTCCAGATGGACCAAGGAACTGAGTTCACCAACAAAACAATCACACAATTCTTCCACGACAATGGAATTATTACTCGTTTCACTACAGTAGGTGACTCAAGAAGTAATGGGGTGGCCGAAAGGACTAATCTGCTCTTACTTAACGACTGCCGAACATTACTCACTTCCGTCAAACTCCCTGATGATTTATGGTTTTATGCTGTTAAATTCGCCACTTTAATGCGAAATTCAATAGTAACCACAAGCACAAAGGAGTCACCAAGAGCAAAAGCCGGTCTGACAGGACTTGATATTAGCACAGTCCTACCATTCGGACAACCAGTAATCGTGAACAAACCCAAAACATCCAGCAAGCTACACAGCAGAGGTTGGAAAGGATACGCTCTGTGCCCATCATCAGTATCGTTCGGATACCTCATCTACGTGCCCGGGGCACCTCAAGATATAATTGACACCCGCCACTACCGAGCTATCCGTGATGGAGTGGAACCTAAAGAGACAATTATAGACTCTGTTATCGATCACGCTGAAGAGCGAGATGTCAACGACAGATCTGACCATGACATCCCTAAAGAACCATCTCCATTACCTAACTTGAATTTCGATCCTAAGATGATCCCCTCACAGAATGAAAAGTTGGGTGGTACCAACATACAGGTTGTTACCAAACCTAAACCCACTTTTAACATGGACCCttcacttttgaagataatcCAATCGGGTGGTACCACAGGAGCAAGAGCCGGTTCCACATTACCACAAGGTGATGAGTCCGAGCAAAATAAAGTCTCCGATCCATTACCAACCGTGTCGGATCAGCCCGATCCGACAGAGAAATCTCATTCGGGTGGTACTAGTGCGCTTAAACTACCACCTTTGATGATCACCAAGAAAAAAGTATCAAACGTGCCGATTTTAAAACCACCAGTCAAACAGATGGTCAGTACTCCTCCCAAGCTAATAACAATAGCCACGGACGACGAGAACTCCGTTGAGGAACAGAATCAATCTGAACCTACATCTGAGTCTGAGTGGTATCCATCTGATCCCGTTTCGGGGGGCACCAATaattctgaagaagacgaggCAAGTTCTTCAGAGGAATCCTCTCCTGCAGACGCACCTGCGAATAAcatgaagaggaaaagagaCGACTCTGGAGAAATCGAAGACCAGGATGGAACCACGAGTCAAGAATCGCCGCCGTCCTCAAAGCAGCGCATCCATTATGCCCAAGTAACCAAGAATCACAGCGAAACTCATGCGGAAAGACCATCCCTAAGCTACAAAGAAGCTATCACCTACAACAGTAATGCTGAGGGGAAAGAAAAGTTGATCGCTGGGTATGAAAAGGAGATCAACCAGCTGATTAAAATGATAGCTTTCTTGTAA
- the TDEL0H04530 gene encoding DEAD/DEAH box helicase, translating to MPLDMICLDRKEDETSWKWVQNMYLQTVQAEVNIGQSSFTTAPEPQAVTMCGKLLNRQYIRDFHFTCQSRIDSLIDKLKEYFYMPSVEDIACGILRNRRVSFADPMGDIVYNEPSSFFDLIPHQYHGDIIPKFRQGKTGTAAVRALVELVSNEVAPLLMWMVYFGVGHPYRFPELRQMAFAGSQRNVYVNDTTRRLQLYSNYNKNKSSNIVLKTMDGVTSEYLFYFMTVLKQMQFWALGPDYKPINISVETRVLKESISSEKKSERALRTYLFVDTAKGDLVPYKLFRNLLDELPEGDRTRLNFRELRQAMRDVIRYYCNMTLQDQKDLHESLVHELMANHSVLTGFETYAVNHFNMSSLSGSGTTNLQQRASKRYISCLNLDDAVSLETRPSDDFENEHSTQKFKLSSEYRRYEDLEAAGRKIFGPEFSFRDENQRTITNDIYMGELPSRVVHAPTGYGKTEMFHLPLIALASKKNCRHVSFVFLPYTVILADSMRRLKSKNLPRVNDVKHFIDTGYDGITDVYVSVFDDLAQTQFASRIAEWGYANSLRSTERKIKLGYAIIDEFHNFHLEKYRKPQFEPIKRLSFDGFEKLLFFSATAPAQIADAALQSIGFIGLEKPATSLRETVLAEKECMRGIRGCSTPMSDLVQNIPLSHVYKEFKHVSKPYQVAFKLLKSLFMYEQQAKAVVLLNSKRMVEWLAKEWELDFKIVWIHGELNASEKARRADSFIRNQKENVLLGTKLATEGIDVHKLKMVIMVDYKPTIIEFLQAGGRLRTTGMLYVLLDPKTAIKREKSDMAPMDFACPTTQMSRFYGLPLRNTDLHHLQCCGSTNFLPANTEQLVLRVAKAATNTAYETKKDKDDRLTNNKRKAPDLPFLSMEKRRMNRLFHRNGHYTNIFDHMGHGETLAQCLQLNGISSHFWPSGTLIEKGSCPNCLKLSDCVCVHKTQLTYRQIACEALAVQRMVLDDEQYKKHLEESKPYFLDPVGYLLIYDKAKQNLYDTVRSQYVWFENLIRRRVIVAAECLHGMKNSSLFKYTAEQIENIYLDKWASMKEQQTEALEYFWCWEKRKCAKVWERERSKEGTSFASLIEDHGTYTRLYKSSIASFHGPHYVQNQYYGGHLHSRRLYLSWKNRKVERIFQPSWDMYLSMVLGMFFNERLKSRIYSLVEQVKDIRLIPHWMKLQMIEVVMADGQTIPFFMLCFAIHQEMES from the coding sequence ATGCCACTGGACATGATCTGTTTGGATAGAAAGGAGGATGAAACAAGTTGGAAATGGGTACAAAACATGTATCTACAAACAGTTCAAGCGGAAGTGAACATCGGCCAGAGCTCCTTTACCACTGCACCAGAGCCGCAGGCTGTAACAATGTGTGGCAAACTTCTTAATCGTCAATACATCCGTGATTTCCATTTTACTTGCCAGTCGCGGATCGATAGCCTCATTGACAAGCTGAAAGAGTATTTTTACATGCCTTCTGTTGAGGATATTGCCTGTGGTATTCTGAGGAATCGCCGTGTGTCATTCGCGGATCCCATGGGTGATATTGTATACAACgaaccttcttcttttttcGACTTGATCCCGCACCAATACCATGGGGACattattccaaaatttcgGCAAGGAAAGACGGGAACAGCGGCAGTTAGAGCGTTGGTTGAACTTGTTTCGAATGAGGTTGCACCCCTTCTCATGTGGATGGTGTATTTTGGGGTCGGGCATCCTTACCGCTTTCCTGAGCTTCGACAGATGGCTTTCGCCGGCTCTCAGCGAAACGTTTACGTCAATGACACAACACGTCGCTTGCAGCTTTACAGTAACTATAACAAAAACAAGTCGTCGAACATCGTTCTTAAGACGATGGACGGTGTAACTTCGGAATACTTATTCTATTTCATGACAGTGCTAAAACAGATGCAGTTCTGGGCTCTAGGTCCTGACTACAAGCCTATCAATATTAGCGTGGAAACTAGggttttgaaagagagtATCTCATCAGAAAAAAAGTCCGAAAGAGCCCTTCGTACTTACCTGTTTGTCGACACAGCGAAGGGCGATCTGGTTCCGTACAAGCTCTTTCGTaatcttttggatgaactACCAGAAGGAGACAGAACGAGGTTGAATTTTCGAGAACTGCGCCAAGCTATGCGTGACGTGATAAGATATTACTGTAATATGACACTACAAGATCAGAAGGATCTTCACGAGTCTCTTGTTCATGAGCTAATGGCAAACCATAGCGTACTGACTGGGTTCGAAACCTATGCAGTTAATCACTTCAATATGTCTTCTCTTAGTGGTTCGGGAACGACAAACTTGCAACAGCGTGCCTCGAAAAGGTACATATCATGCCTGAATCTGGATGATGCAGTCAGTCTCGAAACAAGGCCATCGGATGACTTTGAGAACGAGCATTCGACCCAAAAGTTCAAACTATCATCGGAATACAGGCGTTATGAGGATCTGGAGGCTGCCGGTCGGAAAATCTTTGGCCCAGAGTTTTCATTTCGGGATGAAAACCAAAGGACGATCACCAATGATATTTACATGGGAGAGCTACCTTCCAGAGTAGTACATGCGCCAACGGGTTATGGTAAAACAGAGATGTTCCATCTGCCACTCATCGCACtagcttcaaagaaaaactgTAGGCACGTATCATTCGTCTTTCTACCATATACCGTCATTCTGGCGGACTCGATGAGGAGGCTTAAGAGCAAAAACCTTCCTCGAGTTAATGATGTTAAACATTTCATAGACACCGGATACGACGGAATAACAGATGTCTACGTCAGTGTTTTCGACGATCTTGCACAGACCCAATTTGCTTCCAGAATTGCTGAATGGGGCTACGCCAATAGCCTCAGATCAAcagaaagaaagatcaagttgGGTTATGCGATTATCGATGAGTTTCACAACTTTCACCTTGAGAAATATCGTAAGCCACAGTTCGAGCCGATTAAAAGATTGAGTTTTGACGGGTTTGAGAAGTTACTGTTTTTTAGCGCCACCGCTCCTGCCCAAATAGCTGACGCGGCCCTCCAATCAATCGGATTCATAGGCCTAGAGAAGCCAGCCACGAGTTTGAGAGAGACTGTCTTGGCAGAAAAAGAGTGTATGAGAGGCATCAGGGGTTGTTCAACTCCCATGAGTGATCTAGTCCAAAACATTCCTTTGAGCCACGTTTATAAGGAGTTTAAGCATGTCTCTAAGCCTTATCAAGTGGCTTTTAAGCTCTTAAAATCTCTGTTCATGTATGAACAACAAGCAAAAGCTGTGGTCCTTTTAAATTCCAAGCGGATGGTGGAGTGGTTGGCGAAGGAGTGGGAGTTGGATTTCAAAATCGTTTGGATTCACGGTGAATTAAATGCGTCAGAGAAAGCTAGGCGCGCAGACTCATTCATTCGGAATCAGAAGGAGAATGTCCTCTTGGGAACAAAGCTGGCAACTGAGGGTATTGATGTGCATAAGTTGAAAATGGTCATTATGGTCGACTACAAGCCAACCATCATTGAGTTCCTGCAGGCTGGTGGTCGCCTAAGGACCACTGGCATGCTATACGTACTGCTAGATCCGAAAACTGCCatcaagagagaaaagTCTGACATGGCTCCAATGGATTTCGCATGCCCTACTACTCAAATGTCTCGATTTTATGGCCTACCTCTGCGTAACACGGACCTTCATCACTTACAGTGCTGCGGCTCAACTAACTTTCTTCCGGCAAATACAGAGCAGTTGGTACTGAGAGTCGCAAAGGCTGCCACAAATACTGCTTATGAGACAAAAAAGGACAAAGATGATCGTTTGACAAATAATAAGCGGAAAGCTCCTGATCTGCCCTTCCTCTCCAtggagaaaagaagaatgaacaGACTTTTCCATAGAAATGGCCATTATACGAATATTTTCGATCATATGGGACATGGAGAGACGTTGGCTCAGTGTTTGCAACTCAACGGTATCAGTTCTCATTTCTGGCCATCGGGCACTTTGATAGAGAAAGGAAGCTGCCCTAACTGCCTGAAATTATCGGACTGTGTGTGTGTCCACAAGACCCAACTGACTTACAGGCAGATCGCTTGCGAGGCGCTTGCGGTTCAACGGATGGTACTAGACGATGAGCAGTACAAGAAGCATCTGGAAGAATCAAAACCGTACTTTTTAGATCCAGTTGGCTATCTGTTGATTTATGACAAAGCAAAACAAAACCTTTATGACACCGTCCGTTCGCAATATGTTTGGTTTGAGAATCTGATAAGGCGAAGGGTGATTGTTGCCGCAGAGTGCCTGCATGGCATGAAAAATAGttccttgttcaaataCACAGCAGAACAGATTGAGAACATTTATCTTGACAAATGGGCTTCCATGAAAGAGCAACAAACAGAAGCTCTTGAATACTTCTGGTGTTGGGAGAAACGTAAATGCGCAAAAGTTTGGGAAAGGGAAAGGTCAAAGGAGGGCACTAGCTTCGCTTCCTTGATCGAAGACCATGGCACATATACTCGGTTATACAAAAGTAGTATCGCCAGCTTTCATGGGCCTCACTACGTGCAGAACCAATACTACGGTGGACATCTGCATAGCAGGAGGCTATACCTGAGCTGGAAGAATAGGAAGGTGGAACGCATCTTTCAGCCCTCATGGGACATGTATCTATCGATGGTCCTCGGTatgttcttcaatgaacGGCTGAAATCCAGAATATACTCTCTCGTTGAACAGGTTAAAGATATCCGGCTGATCCCTCACTGGATGAAGTTGCAGATGATAGAAGTGGTAATGGCTGATGGTCAAACTATTCCCTTCTTCATGCTTTGctttgcaattcatcagGAGATGGAGTCTTGA